A region of the Candidatus Eisenbacteria bacterium genome:
GCTCTCCGGAAAGGTCCGGAACCTCACGAACTTCGGCGCGTTCGTCGAGCTCGAGGAGGGGATCGACGGGCTCGTTCACATCTCCGACATGTCGTGGACGAAGAGGATCAAGCACGCGAACGAGATCGTGAAGAAGGGGGACCTGGTCGAGGTGATGGTCCTCAACATCGACAAGGAGAACCGGCGCATCTCGCTCGGCCTGAAGCAAGTCCAAGAGGATCCGTGGGACCACATGGAGATCCGGCATCCCGAGGGATCGACGGTGGAAGCTTCGGTCGTCAAGGTGTTGGACAAAGGGGTCGTGGTCGATCTCGGCGGCGACGTGGAGGGGTTCGTTCCCCTCTCGCAGATTCCGGACGAGATCCTTCGTGATTCGAAGGAGGGCCTCGCGCCGGGGAGGAATCTCGACCTTCGCGTCGTGCGGGTCGATCCGCAGAACCGGAGGATCGTGCTGTCGGTGAAGGCGTTCCTCCAGCAGGAGGAGCGGGACGAGGTGGATGGCTATGCGCGCCGCCATTCGGGAAGCGCGAAGACGACGATCGCGGATCTCGTCGACTTCTCGAGAGGCGCGGACGACGACGAGGAGGAGGACCGATAGGCCTTGACAGGGGCCGCCCCGGGCCTATAATCGACTCACTCATGGGACGTATCTTTCGGGAAATCGGGCGATTAGCTCAGTTGGTTAGAGTGCTTGCTTGACATGCAAGAGGTCACTGGTTCAAGTCCAGTATCGCCCACCATTGCGATCCGGTCCGAGGGAGGGAAGGACCCCGCGCGCGGCGGGGCCCCGGACACGGGTCTCTTTTTGTCTTGAAGCGCGGCCGGCCGGGAGGCGGCGCGCGCGGGGGGATCGGCGCGTGTCCGGAAAGGATCTGAGCCCCGAGGCGTACGAGGTCTACCGGCACTCGGCGTCCCACCTGATGGCCTCGGCGATCGAGAGGCTCTATCCGGGGGTTCGTTTCGCGATCGGTCCGCCGACGCAGGAGGGGGAGAAGTTCGGCGGGGTCGGCTTCTACTACGATCTCGATATGGAGCACGCGCTCACCCCGGAGGATCTGCCGCGGGTCGAGGAGGAGATGCGGAAGCTCGCGGCGGCGGATCTCCCCTTCGTGCGGGAGGAGGTCGCGCGGGGCGAGGCGATCGCGCTCTTCGGGAAGAGGGGGCAGAACTACAAGGTGGAGATGCTCCGGGAGATCCCGGACGGGGAGCCGATCACGCTCTATCGCCACGGGGATTTCGTCGATCTCTGCCGCGGCCCGCACCTCGCGCGCACCGGGGAGATCCGGTCGTTCCGGCTTCTCTCCGTCGCCGGGGCGTATTGGCGCGGGGACGAGACGAAGCGGATGCTCCAGCGGGTTTACGGGGTCGCCTTCCCCGACGAGGAGTCGCTGGAGGCATACCTCCGCAATCTCGAGGAAGCGGAGAAAAGGGACCACCGGAAGCTCGGGAAGGAGCTTGATCTCTTCTCGATCGACGAGCGTTTCGGGCCCGGGCTCATCTTCTGGCATCCGAAGGGGGCGCGCGTCCGGAACGAGATCGAACGCTTCTGGTATGAAGAACATTTTCGGAATGGGTACGACGTCCTCTACACCCCCCACCTCGCCAAGGAAAGGCTCTGGGAGGTGTCGGGGCACATGAGCTTCTACCGGGAGCGAATGTACTCGCCGATGGATATCGACGGGACGAACTACATCGTGAAGCCGATGAACTGCCCGTTCCACATCCACGTGTACCAGAGCCGGCTTCGGAGCTATCGGGATCTTCCGCTCCGCTGGGCGGAGCTCGGGACCGTGTATCGCTACGAGCAGTCGGGGGAGCTCCACGGTCTGAAGCGCGTGCGCGGGTTCACGCAGGACGACGCGCACGTCTTCTGCACGCCGGAGACGCTCGCGGACGAGATCGCCAGGGTTCTCGCCTTCACGCTCCACATGCTCCGGACCTTCGGCTTCCACGCGTTCGACGTCTACCTCTCGACGCGGCCGGAGAAGTCGGTGGGGAGCGAGGCGGATTGGGAGGCGGCGACCGCGGCCCTTCTGGCGGCGCTCGAGGAATCGGCGCTCCCCTTTACGGTCGACCCGGGGGAGGGGGTCTTCTACGGGCCCAAGATCGACGTCAAGATCCGCGACAGCCTCGGGCGGTCGTGGCAATGCTCGACGATCCAGGTCGACTTCAACCTCCCGGAGCGGTTCGATCTTTCGTATCGCGGAGCGGACGGGGCCGAGCACCGTCCGATCATGATCCATCGGGCGCTTCTGGGGAGCTTCGAGAGGTTCTTCGGATGTCTCGTCGAGCACTTTGCCGGGGCGTTCCCCGTGTGGCTCGCGCCCGAGCAGGCGCGTCTCCTTCCGGTCTCCGAGAAGGAGAACGACTACGCGGCCCGGGTGGGGGAGAAGCTTCGCGCGGCCGGCGTTCGCGCGGTCCTCGACGACGCGAACGAGACGCTCGGAAACAAGATCCGGAAAGGACGCGAGGAGAGGATCCCGTATCTTCTGATCCTCGGGGGGCGGGAGGCGGCGGCGGGGACCGTCTCCGTCCGGAAACGCGGGGAGGGGGAGACGGGCGTCCTCACGGTGGACGAGTTCCTGGAGAGGATTCGGGGCGAGATCGAGCGGCGGGAGACGGGGCTCGCCCCGAGGGAGGAGAAGCGATCAAACCGATAGAAGTCCGGGTGAACCGGAGGATCCGCGTTCCGATGGTGCGTCTGGTCGGGGACGACGGCGAGCAGATCGGGATCGTCCCGACCGAACAGGCGCTCGCGATGGCCGAGGAGAAGGGGTTGGATCTCGTGGAGGTCGCCTCGAGCGCTCGGCCGCCGGTCTGCCGGATCATGGACTACGGAAAGTTCAAATATCAACAAGCAAAGCGGGCCCAAAAGGCGAAGCGGAAGCAGCACGTCACGCACCTGAAGGAAGTCAAGCTCCGCCCGAAGATCGAGGAGCACGATTACCAGTTCAAGCTTCGGAACGCGATTCGGTTCCTCGAGGAGCGGGACAAGGTGAAGCTGACGATCCTCTTCCGCGGGCGGGAAATGGCCCACCTCGACATCGGGCGCCGGATCCTCGAGCGCTTCGTTCGGGACGTGGGGGAGGCCGGCGCGGTGGAGGTCCCCGCCCGGATGGAAGGACGGACGATGACGCTCGTCCTCTCGCCGAAGGGACGCCCGAAGACGCCCGAGCGGAAGACGGAGAAGGCCCCCGCCCTCGAGGAGAGCGGGGCCGGCGAGAGAAACGAATAGACGAATAATGAATGGGTCAAGGAATCTTCCGGACGGAAGGTTCCAGGGGAGGAGAGAGAGTCATGCCGCGAGCGAAGAGCGGCCCGCCCGGGGCCCGTCGCCACAAGAAGCTTCTCGAGAAGGCGAAGGGGTACCGGGGGGCGCGCAAGAACACGTATCGGAGCGCGCTTCGCGCGGTGATCAAGGGCCTTCAGCACGCCTACCGGGGGCGCAAGCAGAAGAAGCGCGACTACCGCGGGCTCTGGATCGTTCGGATCGGAGCGGCGGCGCGCGCGCACGGCCTTTCCTACAGCGCGTTCATGCACGGCCTCAAGGTGGCGAACGTCGACCTGAACCGGAAGGTCCTCGCCGACCTGGCCGTCCACCAGCCGGACGCGTTCAAGGAGCTCGTCGAGACGGCGAGAGGGGCCGAGGCGAAGCGGTAGGTTCTTCCGGGCGGGGCTCCGGCGTCCCTCGTTTTTTCTGCTGGACGCCCGGAGCGGATGTGCTATGTTTTGAATCGATAAGGAGCGATTCCTCATGGAGGACTTGAACTTGCGGCGCCTCGACGAGCAGATCGCCCTCGTTCAGGAGCGGTTCCTCCAAGAGAGGAACGAGCGGGCCCGCTGGGAGGCGGAGCGCCGCCGGTTCGAGGAGAGGCTCCGCGCCCTCGAGGCGGAGATGGCGGCCCTTCGCGAGGCGGAGAAGCGCCTTCTCCTTCTCGAGTCGGAGAACGAACGGTACCGGAAGAGCCAGGAAGCGGCGCGCCAGCAGGTGGGCCGCGTGCTCGAGAGGATTCGTTCGATCGAGCGGTAGGCGATTCCGTATTTATATAGAAGGACTTGCGGTCGATCGCCCGCGGCGCGGGCAAGGGCTTCGAGAGTTCTGGAAAGACAAACCGGACGTCGGTACTCGATCGTTCGTTTGCGGGGAGAGAGTGGAACCCGAGAAGAAGAGCGCGAAGGTCACGATCTTCGGGAGCGACTACAGCATCAAGGCAACCGAAGATCCTGCGTACATCGAGCGGATCGCTCGGTACGTCGACGGGAAGATGCGCGAACTCCAGGGGCGCGGCACGGTCTCGTCCTCCACCAAGATCGCCATCCTCGCGGCGATGAACATCGCCGACGAGCTGCACCGGGCCAAAGAAGCCCGGGACTCGTGGCAGCGCATGGTGGATGAGCGCGCGGCCGAGTTGGCCGGTATTCTGGAGGGACGAACGAACGATTGATCCGAGGCCCCGGGTCGCCGGGGCCTGTGTCCGAGACGGTCCGAGGAGAAGCCCCGCCCGCGAGGCGGCGCCCCGGCGAATCGGGGGGCCGGCGCCGGCGGGGCTTTCGGTTGTTTCCCGGGCGGGCGCCGCGGAGGGCGGCGCCTCCGCCCCGCGTTCACATAGATGGGATCTTCCCTGGGAGGGAGCGGAACATGAATCCCGTGTCGATCGTTCTCGGCGTGGTTTTCGGAGCGATCCTCTTCGCGGTTGCCTGGCTGGTGCAGTGGCGCCTCGGGACGAGGCAAGTCGGATCGGCCCGCAACATCGCCTCGCGCATTCTCGAGGAGTCGAAGAAGGAAGCGGAGACCCGCAAGAAAGAGGCGATCCTCGAAGCGAAAGAGGAATGGTATCGGGCCAAGGAACGGTTCGAGCAAGAGACGGCCTCGCGGCGGAAGGAGATGGAGAAGCTTGAGAAGCGCTTCACCGAACGAGAGGCGAGCCTGAACCGCCGCGTCGAGCTTTTGGAGAAGAAGGAGTCGGAGTCGAAGCGCCGCGAGAAGGAGCTCGCGAAGCGCGAGGAGGATGTGCAGAAGGCGGAGGAGGAGGTGAAGGTCCTCGTCGAGAAGGAGAACCGCCAGCTCGAGCGGATCGCGGGTCTCTCCACGGCCGAGGCGAAGACGCTCCTCTTGCAGAACCTCGAGGAAGAAGCGCGGCACGAGGCGGCCGGCACGCTCCGGCAGATCCGCGAGGAGGCGAAGCGCTCCGCCGAGAAGGAAGCGAAGAAGATCGTCACGCAGGCGATCCAGAGGTGCGCGGCGGATCATTCCGTCGAGAACACCGTCTCGGTGGTGACGCTCCCGAACGACGAGATGAAGGGGCGGATTATCGGACGGGAGGGGCGGAACATCCGCTCGTTCGAGACGGCGACCGGGGTCGACGTGATCATCGACGACACGCCCGGGGCGGTCGTTCTCTCCGGGTTCGATCCGATTCGGCGCGAGGTCGCGCGGATCAGCCTCGAGCGCCTCATCTCGGACGGGCGCATCCATCCGGGACGGATCGAGGAGCTCGTCGCGAAGGTGCAGAAGGAGCTCGAGGAGCGGATCGTCGAGATCGGCGAGCAGACGGTCCTCGAGATGGGGATCGTCGGGCTCCACGAGGACCTCGTGAAGCTTCTCGGCCGGCTGCATTTCCGCACGTCGTACGGGCAGAACGTGCTCTCGCACGCGAAGGAGGTCGGGTGGCTCTCGGGTCTCATGGCCTCGGAGCTCCGGCTCGATCCGCAGATCGCGAAGCGGTCGGGACTTCTTCACGACATCGGCAAGGCGCTCACGCACGAGACCGAGGGGATCCACTCGCTGATCGGCGGGGATGTCGCGGAACGCTGCGGGGAGCCGCCGCAGGTGGTGAACGCGATCCGCGCGCATCACGATGACATCGAGGCGACCTCGCTCTACGCGCCGCTCGTGCAGGCGGCCGACGCGATCTCGGGCGCGCGGCCGGGGGCGCGCGGCGAAACGCTCGAGACCTACGTGCGGCGCCTCGAGAAGCTCGAGGGGCTCGCCACGTCGTTCAAAGGGGTCGATAAGTGCTTCGCGATCCAGGCGGGGCGCGAGATCCGCATCATGGTGGAAAGCGACAAGGTCTCGGACGAGGAGGCGGCGAACCTTTCGGCGAGCATCGCGCGGAAGGTCGAGAAGGAGCTCGAGTATCCCGGACAGATCAAGGTCGTCGTGATTCGCGAGACCCGCACCGTGGAGTACGCGCGCTAGCGCGCTCGTCGACGGAACGCGCCGCGCGCTGCGCGGGAGAGGGGGAAGAGGGTGCGGATTCTCTTCATCGGCGATGTGTTCGGCGCGGCGGGGCGCCGGGCGGTCGCCGAGCGCCTGCCGGAGATTCGAAGGCGCCTCGCTCCCGACTTCTCTGTGGCGAACGCGGAGAACCTCGCGGCCGGGTTCGGGCTCACGGCGGCTCTCGCGGAGGAGCTCTTCGAGGCGGGGATCGACGTCCTCACCGGCGGCAACCACACCTGGGACCGGCGCGAGGCGCTCCCTTTTCTCGAGGAGAACGGGCGGATCCTCCGTCCGGCGAACTATCCGCCGGGCGCGCCGGGACGGGGGGCGGGGGTCTTCGTCTCGCGGGGGGGAGCGAAGGTCGCCGTGCTCAACCTGATCGGCCGGGTCTTTCTCGACGCGTACGACTGTCCCTTCCGGACGGCGGACGAGGCGATCCCGGTCCTTCGCGAGGAGACGCCGATCCTCCTCGTCGACTTCCACGCCGAGGCGACCTCGGAGAAGATCGCGATGGGTCGCTACCTCGAGGGGCGCGTGAGCGCGGTGATCGGGACGCACACGCACGTGCAGACCGCGGACGAGACGATCCTCCCGGGAGGAACCGCCTACCTCACCGACGCGGGGATGACCGGCCCGCACGACTCGGTGATCGGCGTGAAGACCGATTTAATCTTCAAACGTTTTCTCTTGAAGATGCCCGTGCGCTTCGAGCCGGCGGAAGGGGACCCGCGTTTCTCCGGCGCGGTCGTCGACGTCGATCCGGCGAGCGGGCGGGCCCTTCGCATCGCAAGGATTCACGAGAAGGCGGCGGATCTCTTCTGAGCGCCGGGCCGGCTGCGTCCGGCCGCCGCGAGGAGGCGTCGTGGACGGGAAGCGGATCGACGGGAAGGCGATCGCGATGAGGATCGAGGAGGAGGTGGCGGCGGAGGTCGCGCGTCTCCGCACCGCGGGGACGGAGCCCCGGCTCGTCTCCCTCGCGCGCGACGAGGAAGACGCCTCGTTCGCGTCGTATCTCCGGGCGCGCGAGGCGGCGTGCCGGAGGGTCGCCATCCGCTCCGATGTCGAGACGGTCCCCTTCGCGAGCGGAGAGAAAGGGTTCCTCGACGCGCTCGAGAGGCTCGGCGAGGACCCCTCCGTCCACGCGATCCTCCTCAAGCTCCCCTTGCCGGCCGGCTTCTCCGAGGAGAGGATCTTCTCGCGGATCGCGCCGGAGAAAGACGTCGAGGGGCATCACCCGCTGAACGCCGGACTTCTCGCGCTCGGTCGCCCGCGCTTCGCTCCGTGCACCGCGCTTGCCGTCCTCGAGATCCTCGCGGCCGAAGGGATCGCGCTCGCGGGGAAGCACGCGGTGGTCCTCGGGAGAAGCCGGGTCGTCGGCGCGCCGCTCGCCTCGCTCCTTCTTCAGAAGGGGACCGACGCCACGGTCACGGTCTGCCACTCGCGCACGGGGGACCTCGCCCGCTTCGCGCGGCAGGCGGATCTTCTCGTCGCCGCGGTCGGGAGGCCGGAGTTCGTCCCCGGCGATTGGGTGCGGCCGGGCGCGGTCGTGATCGACGTCGGGACCCACTCCGTTCCGGATCCCTCCTCGGCGAAGGGGTGGCGCCTCGCGGGGGATGTCCGGTTCGACGAAGCGGAGGCGGCCTCGTCGCGGATCACGCCGGTGCCGGGGGGCGTGGGGCCGGTCACGACCGCGGTCCTCCTTCGGGCGACCGCGCGGGCGGCGGGGGGCGCCCGATGAGGACGCCTCTCCCGCGGCCTCTTCCGTTCCAGGACGAGAGGGTGTGGAGCGTCTCCGAGATCACCTCCGCCGTCAAATCGACCCTCGAGGCGGAGTTCGCCTCGCTCTGGGTGGAGGGGGAGATCTCGAACTTCACGCATCATTCATCCGGACATATGTATTTCTCGTTGAAAGACGAGAAGGCGCAGCTCCGCGCGGTCTTCTTCCGGGGAGAAAACCGGCTTCTCCGTTTTCGGCCGCAGGACGGGATGAAGGTCCGGGCGCGCGGGGCGCTCACCGTGTACGAGAAGAGCGGGCAGTACCAGCTTCTCGTGCGAAGCCTCGTCCCGATCGGGGTCGGGGAGCTCGAGCTTGCGTTTCGGCAGCTCGTCGAGCGGCTCGAGAAGGAGGGACTCTTCGATCCGGCCGGGAAGAAGCCGCTTCCGCGCTTCCCCGGGCGGGTCGCGGTCCTCACCTCGCCAACCGGCGCGGCGATCCACGACATCCTTCGCGTCCTTCGCGGGCGCTTCCCGATCGAGGTGCTTCTCGTCCCGGTGCGGGTGCAAGGAGAAGGGGCGGCGGAAGAGATCGCGGAGGCGATCGACCGGATGAACGCGCGCGGAGGGGTCGATCTCCTTCTCGTCGGGCGCGGCGGGGGATCGCTCGAGGATCTCTGGGCCTTCAACGAGGAAGTTCTCGCGCGCGCGATCGCCCGCTCGCGCCTCCCGGTCCTCTCGGCGGTGGGGCACGAGGTGGACGTCACGATCGCGGATCTCGCGGCGGACGTGCGCGCGCCGACCCCCTCGGCGGCGGCGGAGATGCTCGTCCCGGGGCGGGAGGAGATCGCGGAGCTCCTTCGCGCGAGGAGGGAGCGCCTCGCGGCTCGCGCGCGGGAGACGGTCCGCTTCTGGAGGGAACGGATCCGGCGCTTCCGGGAGAGCCGCGCGCTCGCCCGTCCCGAATCGCTCGTCCGGGAGAGCGCCCAGCGTCTCGACGATCTCTCGCGCCGCATGGAGAGCGCCTCGGCGGCGCGGCTCGGGCGGGCGCGCGACCGCTTCGAGGGGATGCGAAGGGCGCTTCGCGCGCTCGATCCCTACGCGATCCTCGAGCGGGGCTACTGCATCTGCCGCCAGGGCCGAGGCGGGGCTCCGGTCGTCGATGCGCGCGCGATCGCGCCGGGCGCGCTTCTCGATCTTCACTTTCGTAGGGGGAGAGCGGAGGCGCGCGCCGAGCGGGTCGATCCGGAGTCGGAAGGAGATTGAACCATGAAGAAAGCGCCGGAGCCGGTCGATTGGGAGAAGAGCGTCCAGCGGCTCGAGGAGATCGTGCGCGCCCTCGAGGGGGGAGCGGCCGGGCTCGACGAGTCGCTCGGGCTCTTCGAGGAGGGGACGGCGCTCGTCCGGGCGCTCGAGAAGCGTCTCGCGGAGGCGGAGCTTCGCGTGAAAACGCTCGTCGAGCGGGAGGGCGAGGCGCGCGAGGAGCCGTTCGAGGAGGAGGCAGGGTGAGCGAATCGCCGGCGGAGCGGCTCCGGCCGTACCGGGAGCGCGTGGAACGCGCGCTTCGCGAGCATCTCTCCCCCGAAGGAGAGGAGGGGCCCGATGCGATCCGCCGGGCGATGGCCTACTCGCTCTTCGCCGGCGGAAAGCGTCTCCGTCCGATCCTCGCGATCCTCGCGCACGAGGCGGCGGGAGGGAGCGCCTCCGGGATCGAGGCGATCGCCGCGGGGATCGAGATGATCCACACCTACTCGCTCATCCACGACGACCTCCCCTGCATGGACGACGACGATCTTCGGCGCGGCGTCCCGACCTCGCACGTCGTCCACGGCGAGGCGCTCGCGCTTCTCGCGGGGGACGCGCTCCTCACGCGCGGCCTTACCCTTCTCGCCGAGGCGGAGGGGGTTCCCGCGGAGCGGCGCCTCCGCATCGTCTCGCTCGTCGGGCGCGCGGCGGGGGAGAGCGGGATGATCGGAGGGCAGGTGCTCGATCTCGCCGCCGAGGAGCGGCCGGTCACGCGGATCGATGAGGTACGAACGATTCATGAACGAAAGACCGGCGCCCTTCTCGCCGCATCGGTCCTCGCCGGGGCGATCGCCGCCGGATGCCCCCTCGAGGAAGAGAAGGGGTTCGAGACGTACGGCCGGAGGCTCGGGCTCGCGTTCCAGGTGGCGGACGATCTTCTCGACGCGGTGGGGGACGCGGGAGCGATGGGGAAGCGGGCGGGAAAGGACGCCGCGCGGGGGAAGGCGACCTACCCGGGTCTCGTCGGCGTCGCGCGCGCGCGGGCGATCGCCGAGGAGCTCGCGCGCGAGGCGGCCGCGGCCCTCCCGCGCGACACGAAGGACGGTCTTCTCGCGGCGGTCGCCCGCTTCGCGGTTGACCGGGCCGGCTAGGGTTTGATAGGAGATCCACCATGAAGCTCGCCGTCGTGGTCAATCGAAGAAAACCGGGGGCGGATGAGCGGGCGGCGGCCGTCGAGCGTTGGGCGGAGCGCCGCGGCCAGGAGGCGTACACGATCGACGGGGCCGCGCCGGAGGCGATCGACCGGGCGCGCTTCGACCGCTCGGACTTCGTGATCTCCCTTGGCGGCGACGGGACCCTTCTCCGCGCCGCCCGCTTCGTCGGGGAGCGGGAGATCCCGATCCTCGGCGTGAACCTCGGATCGCTCGGCTTCCTCGCCGAGATCGGCGCGGACGGGATCGAGGAGGCGCTCGAGAGCCTGCGCGCCGGGCGCTTCCACCTCGAGGACCGGATGAACCTCGAGGGGACCGTGAACGACCGGGCGGGAGAGAGGAGCTTCCGCGTCCTGAACGACGCTGTGATCACGCGCGTCGGCGCGACGCGCATCGGGCACTTCGCGACCTACCTCGGGGACGGCCTGATCAGCGCGTACACCGCGGACGGGCTCATCCTCTCGACGCCGACCGGATCGACCGCGTACAACCTCTCGGCCGGCGGGCCGATCGTGAACCCGACCCTCCGCGTGATCGTGATGACGCCGATCTGTCCGCACGCCCTCGGGCTTCGCCCGCTCATCCTTCCGGAGACCGAGCATATCCGCGTCGAGTGCACCGAGCCGGACGAGGAGGTTCGCCTCGCGACGGACGGGCAGGAGTCGCATGTCTACCGGTCGGACGCGGTGATCCGCGTCCGGGCCGCGCGCCGGCCGACGCGCCTCGTTCGGGTCGGAGGAAAGGACTTTCACGAGGTGCTCCGCCACAAGCTTCACTGGGGGAAGCGGGAGTAAGAGGGAGGGGCGGGGCGGGGATGCTCCAGGAGCTTCACATCGAAAACTTCGCGCTCGTCGAACGCCTGCGGGTGGCGTTCGGGAGCGGCCTCAACGTGCTCACCGGAGAGACCGGCGCGGGGAAGACCATCCTCCTCGAGGCGATCGCGCTTCTCGCCGGCGGGCGGAGCGATCGTCCGGCGGTGCGGGAGGGGGCGGAGGAGGCGGTTCTCCAAGGGCGGTTCGATCTCTCGCGCGAGGGGTCCTTTCCGCATCGGGAGTGGGTCGACGAGGAGGGGATGCTCCTCCTCGAACGGCGGATCCCCCGTTCGGGGCGCGGAAGGGCGGAGGCGAACGGGCGTCTCGTTCCGCTCGAGACGCTCCGCCGGCTCGGCGCGGCGCTCGTCGCCTTCCACGGGCAGCAGGAGAGGGAACACCTTCTGGATCCGGCGCTTCAGCGCGCCTACCTCGACGCGTTCGCGGGGACGGAGGAAGAGAGGGCGCGCTTTCGCGAGGCGTACGCCGCGCTCGAGGGGGCGCGCGCGGCGCGGCGCGAGGCGGAGGAGCGGCTCCGCGCGGCGCGCGAAAGGGAGGAGTTCCTTAGGTGGCAGGCGCGCGAGATCGATGAGGCGAACCTCCGCGCGGGGGAAGCCGAGGAGCTCGCGGCGACGGTGCGCGCGCTCCAAGATGCGGAGCGTCTTCGCGAGATGATCCACCGCGTGCGGGAGGAGCTGCACGACGGGGAGGGGAGCGCGGTCGATCGGATCGGGGATGCGGCCGAACGGCTCGCGCGCGTTTCGGCGGCGCCCGAGGAAACCCACGCCGCCGCGGACGCGTGCCGGAGGGCGCTCATCGAGATCGAGGAAGCGCTCGCCGCCGTTCGCCGGATCGAGGGACGGATCGACGCGCCCCCGGGGGCGATCGACGAGGCGATCGCGCGGCTCGAGAGGATCCGCGCGCTCGAGAGGAAGCACAAGAAGAGCGCGGAGGAGATCCTCGCGCTCCGGAAGACGATCGCGGGGGAGATCGCGCTCCTCGACGGCGGCGGCGAGGCGCTTCGTTCGCTCGGCGAGGAGGAGGTGCGCCGCGGGGTGGAGGCGGCCGAGGCGGCGCGGGCTCTTTCGGAGAAGCGCGCGGCGAGCGCCCGCCGTCTCGGCGCGGCGATCGAGAAGGCGCTCCGTCCTCTCGCGCTCCCGGCCGCCCGGTTCGCCGCCGAGGTCGCGCGGGCTCTTTCGGAGAAGCGCGCGGCGAGCGCCCGCCGTCTCGGCGCGGCGATCGAGAAGGCGCTCCGTCCTCTCGCGCTCCCGGCCGCCCGGTTCGCCGCCGAGGTCGCGCGCCTCGAGGATCCGGAGGGGGAGCTCGCGATCGGGGGAAAGAGCTTCCGCGCGGGCGAGGAGGGGATCGACCGGGTCGAGTTCCTCTTCGCGGCGAACCGGGGGGAGCCGCTCCTCCCGCTCCGGCGGGTGGCGTCGGGCGGGGAGATCTCGCGCGTGATGCTCGCGGTGAAGCGCGTGCTCGTGGGCGTCGCTCCCGTTCCCACCGCGGTCTTCGACGAGGTCGACGCGGGGGTCGGCGGGGACGTCGGGGAAACGATCGGCGAGGCGCTCGCCGAGGTCGCCGCGAGGCGGCAGGTCCTTTGCGTCACGCACCTCCCCTCGATCGCGAGCCTCGCCGACCGGCACCTTCGGGTTGTGAAGCGCGTCCGCGGCGGCCGGACGCGGATCGAGGTCGCTCCGCTCGAGGGGGAGGAGCGGGTCGAGGAGCTCGTGCGGATGCTCGGAGGCGCGTCCCGGCGGGAGACGAGCGTTCCGCACGCGGAGGCGATCCTCCGTTCCGCGCGCCGCCCGCGGCGCGCAGGATAGCGAGCGGCCGCGCCGCGCGGGAAGCGCGCGGACGGGGCGTTTCCGGGAAAACGCTTGACAGTCGGCTTCGGCGGCTGGAAGATCGAACCCCCGCACGAACGGGGCAAGGCGAAAGCCCCGGATCCTCCCGCCGCGAGCGGTTCGCGGGCGCGCGGCGCGCGCGTTCCGCGAAGAAGGCCGCCGGCCGATCCGATTCCGGGAGCATCGATGACGATTCCTTCATGGGCGAAGTTTCGGGAGCTGGCCGGCCAAGGGACCCTCGTTCCCGTCTACCGGGAGATCCTCGCCGATCTCGAAACCCCGGTCTCCGCGTTCCTCAAGCTCATGGGCGAGGGGAGCGCGTTCCTCCTCGAGAGCGTCGAGGTCTCGGAGAGGTGGGCGCGCTACTCGATCCTCGGGTTCGATCCGGAGATCACGGTGACGGTCGCGGAGGGGACGGCGGTCGTCGCGCGCGCCGGGTCGGCTCCCCGGCGGTTCCCGGCGAAGGACCCGATCGAGCCGGTGGAGAAGGCGCTTCGCGGCGAGGTGG
Encoded here:
- the thrS gene encoding threonine--tRNA ligase, coding for MSPEAYEVYRHSASHLMASAIERLYPGVRFAIGPPTQEGEKFGGVGFYYDLDMEHALTPEDLPRVEEEMRKLAAADLPFVREEVARGEAIALFGKRGQNYKVEMLREIPDGEPITLYRHGDFVDLCRGPHLARTGEIRSFRLLSVAGAYWRGDETKRMLQRVYGVAFPDEESLEAYLRNLEEAEKRDHRKLGKELDLFSIDERFGPGLIFWHPKGARVRNEIERFWYEEHFRNGYDVLYTPHLAKERLWEVSGHMSFYRERMYSPMDIDGTNYIVKPMNCPFHIHVYQSRLRSYRDLPLRWAELGTVYRYEQSGELHGLKRVRGFTQDDAHVFCTPETLADEIARVLAFTLHMLRTFGFHAFDVYLSTRPEKSVGSEADWEAATAALLAALEESALPFTVDPGEGVFYGPKIDVKIRDSLGRSWQCSTIQVDFNLPERFDLSYRGADGAEHRPIMIHRALLGSFERFFGCLVEHFAGAFPVWLAPEQARLLPVSEKENDYAARVGEKLRAAGVRAVLDDANETLGNKIRKGREERIPYLLILGGREAAAGTVSVRKRGEGETGVLTVDEFLERIRGEIERRETGLAPREEKRSNR
- the rny gene encoding ribonuclease Y, with product MNPVSIVLGVVFGAILFAVAWLVQWRLGTRQVGSARNIASRILEESKKEAETRKKEAILEAKEEWYRAKERFEQETASRRKEMEKLEKRFTEREASLNRRVELLEKKESESKRREKELAKREEDVQKAEEEVKVLVEKENRQLERIAGLSTAEAKTLLLQNLEEEARHEAAGTLRQIREEAKRSAEKEAKKIVTQAIQRCAADHSVENTVSVVTLPNDEMKGRIIGREGRNIRSFETATGVDVIIDDTPGAVVLSGFDPIRREVARISLERLISDGRIHPGRIEELVAKVQKELEERIVEIGEQTVLEMGIVGLHEDLVKLLGRLHFRTSYGQNVLSHAKEVGWLSGLMASELRLDPQIAKRSGLLHDIGKALTHETEGIHSLIGGDVAERCGEPPQVVNAIRAHHDDIEATSLYAPLVQAADAISGARPGARGETLETYVRRLEKLEGLATSFKGVDKCFAIQAGREIRIMVESDKVSDEEAANLSASIARKVEKELEYPGQIKVVVIRETRTVEYAR
- a CDS encoding translation initiation factor IF-3 encodes the protein MNRRIRVPMVRLVGDDGEQIGIVPTEQALAMAEEKGLDLVEVASSARPPVCRIMDYGKFKYQQAKRAQKAKRKQHVTHLKEVKLRPKIEEHDYQFKLRNAIRFLEERDKVKLTILFRGREMAHLDIGRRILERFVRDVGEAGAVEVPARMEGRTMTLVLSPKGRPKTPERKTEKAPALEESGAGERNE
- a CDS encoding TIGR00282 family metallophosphoesterase, whose protein sequence is MRILFIGDVFGAAGRRAVAERLPEIRRRLAPDFSVANAENLAAGFGLTAALAEELFEAGIDVLTGGNHTWDRREALPFLEENGRILRPANYPPGAPGRGAGVFVSRGGAKVAVLNLIGRVFLDAYDCPFRTADEAIPVLREETPILLVDFHAEATSEKIAMGRYLEGRVSAVIGTHTHVQTADETILPGGTAYLTDAGMTGPHDSVIGVKTDLIFKRFLLKMPVRFEPAEGDPRFSGAVVDVDPASGRALRIARIHEKAADLF
- a CDS encoding cell division protein ZapA; the protein is MEPEKKSAKVTIFGSDYSIKATEDPAYIERIARYVDGKMRELQGRGTVSSSTKIAILAAMNIADELHRAKEARDSWQRMVDERAAELAGILEGRTND
- a CDS encoding bifunctional 5,10-methylenetetrahydrofolate dehydrogenase/5,10-methenyltetrahydrofolate cyclohydrolase, encoding MRIEEEVAAEVARLRTAGTEPRLVSLARDEEDASFASYLRAREAACRRVAIRSDVETVPFASGEKGFLDALERLGEDPSVHAILLKLPLPAGFSEERIFSRIAPEKDVEGHHPLNAGLLALGRPRFAPCTALAVLEILAAEGIALAGKHAVVLGRSRVVGAPLASLLLQKGTDATVTVCHSRTGDLARFARQADLLVAAVGRPEFVPGDWVRPGAVVIDVGTHSVPDPSSAKGWRLAGDVRFDEAEAASSRITPVPGGVGPVTTAVLLRATARAAGGAR
- the rplT gene encoding 50S ribosomal protein L20, encoding MPRAKSGPPGARRHKKLLEKAKGYRGARKNTYRSALRAVIKGLQHAYRGRKQKKRDYRGLWIVRIGAAARAHGLSYSAFMHGLKVANVDLNRKVLADLAVHQPDAFKELVETARGAEAKR